The Scytonema hofmannii PCC 7110 genome includes a region encoding these proteins:
- a CDS encoding helix-turn-helix transcriptional regulator, which produces MNISRAFDETLKKYGVTGAALARKANISPSHVSQFRNSKGGDVTHTSLEKMLEAMESLAPGSKLYFCLLVAGKNPVEYLSGNLTDLSSLVLAASPHEKAQIFYALGRWVVGSRETTDTATLPEAV; this is translated from the coding sequence ATGAATATCAGTAGAGCTTTTGATGAAACTCTAAAAAAGTACGGAGTCACCGGAGCAGCTTTGGCTCGCAAAGCCAACATTAGCCCTTCCCATGTTTCTCAATTTAGAAATAGTAAGGGTGGCGATGTTACGCACACGAGCTTGGAGAAAATGCTAGAAGCAATGGAAAGTCTAGCTCCTGGTTCTAAGCTTTACTTTTGCCTGTTGGTTGCTGGTAAAAATCCTGTAGAGTATTTGTCAGGTAACCTTACTGACTTATCATCTTTGGTCTTAGCGGCATCTCCACATGAAAAAGCTCAAATTTTTTATGCTTTGGGAAGATGGGTTGTCGGAAGCCGTGAAACCACCGATACAGCGACTTTGCCAGAAGCGGTCTAA
- a CDS encoding DUF6753 family protein, translated as MDALDVALQDYSKEEKQKIVQLIKQSGINPRDPLFMVMASLGKFEFLMDQLPPRLNSLVETWTVAIDNKLQQASSVALVQQNKAIAEAAEKLVSQVSTSVSSDPKVLSSTYLGSIKLYCASLILGAVLALGAMIGGVIYAVAASNYSSPEGLSLQDKNLLLWAKSGAGRQALEIQKINANTIEVCKKQRQQLKGKCVISVFPE; from the coding sequence ATGGACGCTTTAGATGTAGCATTACAGGATTATTCAAAAGAAGAAAAACAAAAAATAGTTCAGTTGATAAAGCAGTCGGGAATAAACCCTAGAGATCCTTTGTTTATGGTTATGGCTTCTTTGGGAAAGTTTGAATTTCTCATGGATCAGTTGCCTCCAAGGTTAAACTCGTTAGTCGAAACTTGGACGGTGGCGATTGACAATAAGCTTCAGCAAGCATCTTCTGTCGCCCTCGTTCAGCAGAATAAAGCGATCGCAGAGGCTGCAGAAAAACTGGTGAGTCAGGTATCAACATCTGTAAGTTCAGATCCCAAGGTATTGTCATCTACTTATCTTGGCAGCATCAAGCTGTACTGTGCTTCTTTAATTTTAGGGGCAGTTTTGGCTTTGGGCGCAATGATAGGTGGAGTTATTTATGCTGTTGCAGCTAGCAATTATAGCAGCCCAGAAGGATTGAGCCTGCAAGATAAAAATCTTTTATTATGGGCTAAATCTGGCGCTGGTAGACAAGCTTTGGAAATTCAAAAAATCAATGCGAATACTATAGAGGTTTGCAAAAAGCAGCGACAACAGCTTAAGGGGAAATGCGTTATTTCTGTTTTCCCTGAGTAA
- a CDS encoding helix-turn-helix transcriptional regulator, whose translation MSRSKEQAKTKTPLHLRLTAEDWEECCKTLNPAEIKVFIWIRASDPYGDRDLEINCSELGKRLGLHKSSVSRALRSLDEKKLIEIELEQVRVKQKISNRRLTLLCKEENGSEREKIEEKETVAPAQRKMHQRNSKRTSATQDAPVQQQTHQCNTQRTESSHSKDSSTPQTIQTYSDFIQTLSDEERASFLNFCLEKTKNLSQEVNDIEAWLAHTTKAGQNRWEVYYEKFTSHQQKQASKSKSNLNSQVMKKFTEEMEQKYQQAQANWQKSQAESCETGGTA comes from the coding sequence GTGAGTAGGAGTAAGGAGCAAGCTAAAACTAAAACCCCGCTACACCTGCGCTTAACTGCTGAGGATTGGGAAGAGTGTTGTAAAACTCTAAATCCAGCAGAAATTAAGGTTTTTATTTGGATTAGAGCATCAGACCCTTACGGTGATAGGGATCTAGAAATTAACTGTTCTGAATTAGGCAAGAGACTCGGATTGCATAAGAGTAGTGTTTCTAGAGCATTAAGAAGTTTAGACGAGAAAAAACTGATTGAAATAGAGCTAGAACAAGTTCGTGTTAAACAAAAAATATCTAACCGTAGGTTGACGCTTTTGTGCAAAGAAGAAAACGGGAGCGAAAGAGAGAAAATAGAAGAAAAAGAAACTGTTGCACCAGCGCAACGCAAGATGCACCAGCGCAACAGCAAGCGCACCAGTGCAACGCAAGATGCACCAGTGCAACAGCAAACGCACCAGTGCAACACCCAACGGACGGAATCTTCACACAGCAAGGATTCCAGCACTCCCCAAACTATTCAGACTTATTCAGACTTTATTCAAACTCTCTCAGACGAGGAGCGAGCGAGTTTTTTAAATTTTTGTCTTGAAAAAACTAAGAATCTTAGCCAGGAAGTGAATGACATTGAGGCTTGGTTAGCCCATACAACTAAAGCAGGGCAAAACCGTTGGGAAGTGTACTACGAAAAATTCACCTCCCACCAACAAAAGCAAGCTAGCAAATCAAAAAGCAATCTCAATAGCCAAGTGATGAAAAAGTTTACTGAGGAAATGGAGCAGAAATACCAGCAGGCACAAGCAAACTGGCAGAAGTCACAAGCAGAATCTTGTGAAACAGGAGGTACGGCATGA
- a CDS encoding chromosome partitioning protein ParA yields MTNSTSDKNQKISKKSANKVQASSSESLNNFNRFVIVTGDKGGVGKSTFARGLLQIFLDKKLQFTAYDADKRNPQLHRHFGEQRVKLIDIFTRGGGDYLLIDLDEKRPPLALLDLPSQSGEFFEKFDKELDLFESLKSIHYRITMVSVISRVKDSVTIIESLHEYCGKKVDYVVVKNLFHGEEDKFERYNDSEIREKMRKSVSLKEISLPDLFYRPYDYIDEHSLTFSDVFTHEGANIAIKSRVKSWMLAFENSVSLATNLLGLESTPVPIQAPVSESSPTSTPTLVPESISVPTSAPELGAAQTA; encoded by the coding sequence ATGACAAACAGCACATCAGATAAAAATCAAAAAATCTCAAAGAAATCCGCAAATAAAGTTCAAGCATCTTCATCTGAATCTTTAAATAACTTTAATCGGTTTGTTATCGTAACAGGTGACAAGGGAGGTGTGGGAAAGAGTACTTTTGCCAGGGGACTGTTGCAAATATTTTTGGATAAAAAACTTCAGTTTACAGCATATGATGCAGATAAGCGGAATCCTCAATTACATCGACATTTTGGTGAACAAAGAGTTAAATTGATTGATATTTTTACTCGTGGAGGGGGAGATTACTTATTAATTGATTTAGATGAAAAGCGACCTCCCTTAGCTTTGTTGGATTTACCATCTCAGTCCGGCGAGTTTTTTGAGAAGTTTGACAAGGAGCTAGATCTATTTGAATCCTTAAAATCAATTCATTACAGGATAACAATGGTTTCTGTGATTAGCAGAGTCAAAGATTCTGTTACTATTATCGAATCTTTACATGAATATTGTGGCAAGAAAGTAGATTATGTTGTTGTCAAAAATTTATTTCATGGTGAGGAGGATAAATTTGAACGCTATAATGATTCGGAGATCCGAGAAAAAATGAGAAAATCTGTTTCTTTGAAAGAAATTTCTCTGCCGGATCTGTTTTATCGACCCTACGATTATATTGACGAGCATAGTCTGACTTTTAGTGATGTTTTTACCCATGAAGGAGCAAATATTGCTATCAAATCTCGAGTTAAGTCTTGGATGCTAGCTTTTGAAAACAGTGTATCACTAGCCACAAATTTATTAGGTCTGGAATCGACCCCAGTACCGATACAAGCTCCTGTATCAGAATCATCTCCTACATCTACCCCTACATTAGTACCGGAATCGATCTCAGTACCGACATCAGCACCAGAATTAGGAGCAGCGCAAACAGCTTAG
- the dnaB gene encoding replicative DNA helicase, giving the protein MSERLPPQNIEAEEAILGGIMLDPDAIARISARLVPEAFYISFHREIYRATLQLYGQGKPTDLLSVINWLSDRNLLATVGGRNKLATLVDRTVSAVNIDALTELVMEKYFRRQLIKVGAEIMELGYETETELPIILDRSEQKIFSLSHQTFSSNTEHNSTIAVNAYSEIESITPIYRTGIHELDKLIVGFEGGHLTILAGRPSMGKSFVSLFLALQMILLHNRSVVIFSLEMTKKQLEYRLWSLMSVTPAYQYLGLVPLKCDRIRKHRSGDLPLADWEIVSIAKISGVATDLPLYINDSRGITVSQIASECRQIKAKEGQLGLVIVDYLQMMAAQDFKGGGNRSYELGDVARGLYKMAGELDVPVLALSQISRGVDNRQCKRPMMSDLSQSGILEMVADNIIFAYRDEYYNPNTDLQGILELIVGKSRHGMTGTATVFFDKSYGILKNLESV; this is encoded by the coding sequence ATGAGCGAGCGCTTACCTCCCCAGAACATTGAAGCTGAAGAAGCAATACTCGGTGGTATAATGCTTGACCCCGATGCGATCGCCAGAATCTCGGCTCGTCTCGTTCCCGAAGCCTTCTACATCAGTTTTCACAGAGAAATTTATCGAGCAACGCTGCAATTGTACGGTCAGGGCAAACCCACAGATTTGCTTTCGGTTATCAACTGGCTGAGCGATCGCAACTTACTCGCTACAGTTGGTGGTAGAAACAAGCTAGCAACTTTGGTAGACCGCACGGTATCGGCTGTCAACATCGATGCCTTAACAGAACTGGTGATGGAGAAATACTTCAGGCGTCAGTTGATTAAAGTTGGTGCTGAAATTATGGAACTCGGATACGAAACAGAAACTGAGTTACCTATCATACTTGATCGCTCGGAACAAAAAATCTTTTCTCTTTCCCATCAAACTTTTAGCTCAAACACCGAACACAACAGCACGATCGCTGTGAACGCTTACTCGGAAATAGAGTCCATCACCCCCATCTACCGCACGGGAATTCACGAGTTGGATAAGTTAATCGTGGGGTTTGAGGGTGGACACCTTACCATACTTGCTGGCAGGCCGTCAATGGGGAAAAGCTTTGTCTCCTTGTTCTTAGCTCTCCAAATGATACTGCTCCACAACCGAAGCGTTGTCATTTTCTCTTTAGAGATGACCAAAAAGCAGCTGGAATACAGATTGTGGAGTTTGATGAGCGTGACACCAGCATACCAGTACCTGGGTTTGGTTCCTTTGAAGTGCGATCGCATCCGCAAACACCGTTCTGGCGATCTTCCCTTAGCTGACTGGGAGATTGTCAGCATTGCCAAAATTAGCGGTGTAGCTACAGATTTACCGCTCTATATCAACGATTCGAGGGGGATTACAGTTTCCCAAATTGCTTCCGAGTGCCGTCAGATTAAAGCAAAAGAGGGTCAACTGGGATTGGTCATCGTTGATTACCTACAAATGATGGCAGCACAAGACTTTAAAGGTGGAGGGAACCGCAGCTACGAACTGGGAGATGTTGCCAGGGGACTTTACAAAATGGCAGGGGAATTGGATGTTCCCGTACTCGCACTTTCGCAAATTTCCAGAGGAGTTGATAACCGGCAGTGCAAGCGCCCAATGATGAGCGATCTGAGCCAGTCAGGAATTTTGGAGATGGTGGCAGACAATATCATCTTTGCTTATCGAGATGAGTACTACAACCCCAATACGGATTTACAGGGAATTCTAGAACTGATTGTTGGTAAGTCAAGGCATGGCATGACTGGTACGGCAACGGTGTTCTTTGACAAGTCCTATGGAATTCTTAAAAATTTGGAGTCAGTTTGA
- a CDS encoding response regulator transcription factor, translating to MIRTVLIEDIEIIRLGIITAITRTSNSNISVCGESATGAKGLELVKSLRPNVAIVDINLPDMSGIELTENIKKFDNSIKVLILSGETKKEIVKAAFISGADSYCTKQLETKKLIDAVITTHRGESYIDSAISRTLIGMLNQADEKPVEKKKIVEKDSLTKKETDVLRLMAAGLTNDEIANKLYISLGTLRSHSHKIYGKLKVKNRMQAVVIGIERNLIDYEDVMTSKGNYSFDSKQDICATQRLEAVRSSVYIPA from the coding sequence ATGATTCGTACCGTCTTAATTGAAGACATTGAAATAATAAGGCTGGGGATAATAACAGCGATTACAAGAACTTCAAATTCTAATATATCCGTGTGCGGGGAATCTGCCACAGGAGCAAAAGGGCTGGAGTTAGTCAAATCACTAAGACCTAACGTGGCAATCGTTGATATAAATTTGCCAGACATGAGTGGAATAGAATTAACAGAAAATATCAAGAAATTCGACAATTCAATCAAAGTTTTAATCCTATCAGGTGAAACGAAAAAAGAGATAGTAAAAGCAGCGTTCATTAGTGGAGCAGATTCGTATTGCACAAAACAGTTAGAAACTAAAAAACTTATAGACGCAGTTATAACAACTCACAGAGGCGAATCATATATAGATTCTGCTATAAGTAGAACATTGATTGGTATGTTAAACCAAGCAGACGAAAAGCCTGTTGAGAAAAAGAAAATAGTCGAAAAAGATAGTTTGACCAAAAAAGAAACAGATGTGCTGCGTTTAATGGCAGCAGGACTTACTAATGATGAAATAGCGAATAAACTGTATATATCATTAGGAACTCTCCGCAGTCACAGTCACAAAATCTATGGGAAATTAAAGGTGAAGAATAGAATGCAAGCAGTCGTCATTGGTATAGAAAGAAATTTAATTGACTACGAAGATGTTATGACCTCCAAAGGAAACTACAGCTTCGATAGCAAACAAGATATTTGTGCCACTCAGCGCTTAGAGGCGGTGCGCTCGTCGGTATATATCCCAGCTTGA
- a CDS encoding helix-turn-helix domain-containing protein, protein MPNITHEPIEPCQKLFDEMLKRFNISAKDIAEVADISEVMVSRFRNGKADLGASKLFALLFAVPIDAQKWYISELFGFIPDGSLRSLILKAPLTEQAEALRLIADLFLMNNRE, encoded by the coding sequence ATGCCAAATATAACCCATGAGCCAATTGAGCCTTGCCAAAAGCTGTTTGATGAAATGCTCAAGCGTTTTAACATCTCAGCAAAGGATATAGCGGAGGTTGCTGATATTTCGGAAGTCATGGTTTCTCGCTTTCGTAATGGGAAGGCAGATTTGGGGGCATCGAAACTCTTTGCTCTCCTTTTTGCTGTACCCATAGATGCTCAAAAATGGTACATATCAGAGTTGTTTGGTTTTATCCCAGACGGCAGCTTACGATCGCTTATTCTCAAAGCACCTCTTACCGAGCAAGCAGAAGCTCTACGTCTCATTGCTGACTTATTTTTAATGAACAATCGTGAATAA